The Caldicellulosiruptor obsidiansis OB47 genome segment CCAGTCACCTTGGTAAAAAACTTGGTGATGCAGAGATTGGCAGGTTTTCAGACGGTGAGATATCAGTTAGAATAAACGAGACTGTGCGCGGTGCAGATGTTTTTGTAGTCCAGTCAACTTGCCATCCTGTTAATGAAAACCTGATGGAACTTTTAATCATGATTGACGCTTTCAAAAGAGCTTCGGCAGGAAGAATTACAGCTGTGATACCATACTATGGATATGCAAGACAGGACAGAAAAGCCCGGGCACGCGACCCAATTACAGCAAAGCTTGTTGCAAATTTGATAACATCTGCAGGGGCAGATAGGGTCCTGACAATGGACCTTCATGCACCTCAGATTCAAGGGTTTTTTGATATACCGCTTGACCATCTAATTGGTGTTCCAATTTTAGCAAAATATTTTATGGAAAATGTAAACTTAGAGAATGCTGTTGTTGTATCGCCAGACCTTGGAAGTGTGACACGTGCACGCAACTTTGCAACAAAGCTTGACCTGCCGCTTGCCATAGTTGACAAAAGAAGACCCAAAGCAAATGTTGCCGAGATTATGAACATAATTGGTGATGTGAAAGACAAGACATGTTTGATGGTTGATGATATGATAGATACAGCAGGTACTATTGTTGCTGCAGCTCAGGCTCTTATGGATTATGGTGCAAAGGAAGTTTATGCATGCTGTACGCACCCGGTTTTATCCGGACCTGCTATTGAAAGGATACAACAGTCGCCTATTAAAGAGCTTGTTGTGCTGAACACCATTCCACTTCCGCCTGAAAAGAGGATAGATAAGATAAAGGTGTTGTCTGTTGCAAGCCTTTTTGCTGAAGCAATAACAAGAATATACGAGGATGTGGCTATTTCTACACTTTTTGATGAATATATTAGCACAAAAGGGGACAGATAAGAATTGCTCTCAAAGGAGATAAATAAAGGCTGTCTTTTTGATGTATTTTAAAAGGCAGCCTGTTTTTGTAGGATTAAAAAGGAGTGAGAATAGATTGGACTATATAATTGCTGGGCTTGGAAATCCGGGAGACAGGTATACCTTCACAAGACACAATGTAGGTTTTTTAACCATTGACTATTTGGCACAGTTTTTTAACACTAAGGTTGATAAAATAAAATTCAAAGGGTTGGTTGGCAGCTTTGAATATGCCGGTAAAAAGGTTTTGCTTTTAAAGCCAATGACGTATATGAACGCAAGCGGAGAAAGTATCATAGAGGCAGTAAACTTTTATAAGATAAAGCCTGAAAAGCTTATTGTGATTTA includes the following:
- a CDS encoding ribose-phosphate diphosphokinase, which translates into the protein MITHGKEIKIFTGNSNKELAEEIASHLGKKLGDAEIGRFSDGEISVRINETVRGADVFVVQSTCHPVNENLMELLIMIDAFKRASAGRITAVIPYYGYARQDRKARARDPITAKLVANLITSAGADRVLTMDLHAPQIQGFFDIPLDHLIGVPILAKYFMENVNLENAVVVSPDLGSVTRARNFATKLDLPLAIVDKRRPKANVAEIMNIIGDVKDKTCLMVDDMIDTAGTIVAAAQALMDYGAKEVYACCTHPVLSGPAIERIQQSPIKELVVLNTIPLPPEKRIDKIKVLSVASLFAEAITRIYEDVAISTLFDEYISTKGDR